Within Romboutsia sp. CE17, the genomic segment AAATATACGATGATGTTGTAGAAAGTGATTATGGTTATCATATAATTAAGAAAACTGGAGAAGAACAAGCTTCTTTCGATGATAAGAAAGATTCAATAATTGAGCAACTATCTTATAATAAACAAAATATATTATTAGATGATGTATTATCTAAGTATGAAGTTGAAATAAAAGAATAATTAAGTAGGGTTAGCTAAATTAGCTAGCCTTTTTTAGAATTAAATCAGGTAAAATTATATAGTATATTGCTATATAAAATATAAACTTATATAAGTTGTGTTACTATATTTCTAGGAGGGGGTTGATTATTATGATAAAAAGAAAAGATGAATTATTAGTTGAAGAAGGAAATCTTAGAAATGGTAAAGGGAATGTAAAGAGAGAACATATAATTAGTGGAGATGAGTTAAAAGGAAAGGGTAAGTTATTTGCTAAATTAACTATTCCTAGAGGGAATTCTATAGGCATGCATGATCATACAGAAGATTTTGAAGTATATTATATATTAAAAGGAACTGGACAAGTATTAGATAATGGTGAAATAGTTCAAGTTAATGAGGGTGATGTTGTTTATACAGCAAATGGAAATAAACATTACCTAGAAAATATAGGAGTTTGTGATTTAGAAGTACTAGCTATAGTTTTATATGAATAGATAAATGCTCTGGATGTTATCCAGAGCATTATATAAATAGATTTATCTAAGTATAATTAAGGATAATTAGTTAGATAGAGGCTAGACCATTTATTATATACATTGATATAAATAATAATTAAACTAATTTTTATAGTACATAATATACTATAGTGGGTGATGTAACATTTATATGGTTATCATGATATAGTAAAAATATAGTACTGATTTTACATAGATAAATCTAGTAATTTTATTTTAACCAAACTTGATTTAATTATTATAAATATTAGAGTATAATTTTTATATTTGGTAATTAGATACTATATCATCTAATTCATTTTTATTTTCTTTTATCCAAGTATAAAAGTCTTTTTTACTATTATTTACTGCTGTCCCTATTTCAAATAATACCTTTGGTAAATCAGTAGCTTTAAAATCACCAACAAAATCACCAAGTCTAGTTTCACCAAGATGGAAATTACCATTTACAAACATTCCAAACGCATCAGTAACTGTACCATCAACTTTTTTCTTTTTACCAGTCAATCCTATTGCACTTATTTGATGTACTGCACAAGAGTTCATACAACCAGATATATAAACTCTTGGTATTGCATTTAAAATATCTTCCGTACCATTTTTTCTAAAGTAAGATACTATATCTTGTAACATTTGTTGACTATTTTGAATACCCATTTGACAAAGTGGAACACCTATACAAGCAACACTTTTTTCTATACTAGTATTTCCACTCATAGATTCGGTAGCTTCAAGTATTTTTTTAGCTTCATTCCCATCAAGATTTATAACATATAGTCCTTCTGTCATAGCTAATCTCATCATAGGATTTTTACATTTATCTAATTCGTATAATAAAGCTTTTAAATCTTTAAGAGGCAAAATTCCTCCTATTGGATGTATATATACACTGTATCGACCTGCTTGTTTTTGTTTTATTAATCTAGGATGACGTAAGTCTATTTCAGGACCACCTTCATCATATATTATTGGATCAGGATTAAGATCAAGTCCACCTTTTTCTTTTTCTTTAGCTACAAAATCTTTAAATATTCTTAAGAATTCATTTTCTCCTAAATTACTAACCATATATCTAACTCTTGCTCTACCATGGTTTTTATAGTCACCATACTCCATATACATTTTAGTAAGACCCTCAACATAGTAAAGTACATCAGATGGCTTTACAAGTTCGTCAAGTTCTAAAGCAACAGCTGGATTTTGACCTAGTCCACCACCTACAAAGACTTTAAAATAAGGTTCATTATTTTTAAGTGTAGCGATAAATCCTAAATCTTGAACGGTACAATGTGCAGTATCAGAACTGCAACTAGAATAAGATACTTTTAATTTTCTAGGTAAATGGTAAGTTGTAATTTTACTCATAAAGTGATTGTCTGTAGCTATTGAATAAGGAGCTACATCAAATGCTTCATCTGGGTCAACTCCTGATAGAGGAGATAAACCAACATTTCTAGGGAAATTTCCTCCGCCACCTCTAGTAAATATATTATTTTTTATTCCTTGTTCCATAATATCGCAAACCGATTCAACATTTATACCATGAAGTTGTATAGCTTGTCTAGTTGTAAAATGAATGTGGCTTATATTATGCTTATTTGCCAATTGATAGATTGTATGAAGTTGAGAACGAGATAGAACACCGGAAGATACTCTCAATCTTATCATAAAAGATTTTTGATCTCTTTGAGCATAAACTCCATATGCTCCAGAAAATCTTTTGTATTCCATTTTGGATATTTC encodes:
- a CDS encoding cupin domain-containing protein, which codes for MIKRKDELLVEEGNLRNGKGNVKREHIISGDELKGKGKLFAKLTIPRGNSIGMHDHTEDFEVYYILKGTGQVLDNGEIVQVNEGDVVYTANGNKHYLENIGVCDLEVLAIVLYE
- a CDS encoding nitrite/sulfite reductase, which produces MTNLKETLLNEIPNFKDFSLKFYNGEISKMEYKRFSGAYGVYAQRDQKSFMIRLRVSSGVLSRSQLHTIYQLANKHNISHIHFTTRQAIQLHGINVESVCDIMEQGIKNNIFTRGGGGNFPRNVGLSPLSGVDPDEAFDVAPYSIATDNHFMSKITTYHLPRKLKVSYSSCSSDTAHCTVQDLGFIATLKNNEPYFKVFVGGGLGQNPAVALELDELVKPSDVLYYVEGLTKMYMEYGDYKNHGRARVRYMVSNLGENEFLRIFKDFVAKEKEKGGLDLNPDPIIYDEGGPEIDLRHPRLIKQKQAGRYSVYIHPIGGILPLKDLKALLYELDKCKNPMMRLAMTEGLYVINLDGNEAKKILEATESMSGNTSIEKSVACIGVPLCQMGIQNSQQMLQDIVSYFRKNGTEDILNAIPRVYISGCMNSCAVHQISAIGLTGKKKKVDGTVTDAFGMFVNGNFHLGETRLGDFVGDFKATDLPKVLFEIGTAVNNSKKDFYTWIKENKNELDDIVSNYQI